A portion of the Homalodisca vitripennis isolate AUS2020 chromosome 2, UT_GWSS_2.1, whole genome shotgun sequence genome contains these proteins:
- the LOC124354573 gene encoding TATA element modulatory factor isoform X1 has translation MGVHKFVQSFITYHQKMNKILFLQGQVDAIEVQRRRPSTDTPQRAQKTASFKYHVVNGSKRTEMHVKHCGCVLEPCPENCGLYVQRQYKNHHSSWCKKDPSKQPHVQNLKADLANMRDQLEQEMARRKQQMDGYMEQMEKYNQKMARTEELNVKLIDAVTGIRKLVNEEQCARLKDILEVKTSVSEVAKMITQLKFTLNQTRVDVEELRNDVHTNEQYEKMYEQFQEWKRKQDEVVSGMRVALDKDVHAEINKLHKDNVIRSKSVNDLLDLNEVIIDTQDKYTEQIYQLEVDVKEFKKFLTEENIMISGIWREQLEEIKSLKVRFEENEAAIKNLNEEQKLLKDKINHMENFSKDLNNLNTGSEKLKLSEMSINEELIKELIEERHEFRERLENLELLNKPNERNFSTDTSLSIFDDTIVKQQNEIAQRLETLEKLTTEVHNCGRRTSTSTNNEPNDLPVIVNELTSEQSIIKRRLESLEALTHELEEVKYKLSSKKISSLDSAASINGRIMWTISNFGTKLDESKESRTQIESQYFYTGESGYKLQLRAYLNGIGQWEGRHMIVSLHVLPTQWDNRLVWPCRLKVVFCLRDQEPIHRKAKDLVKSFTSNPAAKGFESPCLQMFIPHRTLYTKSYLKNDVVIIDVKAHPL, from the exons ATGGGTGTACACAAATTTGTTCAAAGTTTTATAACCTATCATCAAAAAATGAACAAGATTTTGTTTCTTCAAGGTCAAGTTGATGCCATAGAAGTTCAACGGCGACGTCCATCTACAGATACTCCTCAAAGGGCACAGAAAACTGCTTCTTTCAAGTACCATGTTGTAAACGGTAGTAAAAGAACTGAG aTGCATGTAAAACACTGTGGCTGTGTACTGGAACCGTGTCCTGAGAACTGTGGTCTGTACGTCCAGAGGCAGTACAAAAACCATCACTCGAGCTGGTGTAAGAAGGATCCATCCAAGCAACCCCATGTCCAGAACTTAAAGGCTGACCTGGCAAATATGAGAGATCAGTTGGAGCAGGAAATGGCAAGGAGAAAACAGCAGATGGACGGGTACATGGAACAGATGGAAAAATACAACCAGAAAATGGCTCGGACGGAGGAACTCAATGTGAAATTGATAGATGCAGTTACAG GAATTCGCAAGTTAGTGAATGAGGAGCAGTGTGCCAGACTGAAGGATATCCTGGAGGTAAAAACCAGTGTCAGTGAAGTCGCGAAAATGATCACACAGTTAAAATTCACTTTGAACCAGACTCGGGTAGATGTGGAGGAGCTGAGGAACGATGTTCATACTAACGAGCAATATGAGAAAATGTACGAGCAGTTCCAGGAGTGGAAGAGAAAGCAGGATGAAGTGGTGTCAGGGATGAGGGTAGCACTCGACAAGGATGTACATGCAGAGATCAACAAATTGCACAAGGACAATGTCATCAGGAGCAAGTCTGTCAATGATCTGTTGGATCTGAACGAAGTTATCATTGACACCCAGGATAAGTATACTGAACAAATTTACCAGCTGGAGGTGGACGTTAAGGAGTTTAAGAAATTTCTAACCGAAGAAAATATCATGATCAGTGGTATTTGGCGGGAACAGTTGGAGGAAATAAAGAGTCTGAAGGTGAGGTTTGAGGAGAATGAGGCAGCAATAAAAAACTTGAACGAGGagcaaaagttattaaaagacaaaattaatcaTATGGAGAACTTCTCAAAagatttgaacaatttaaataccggaagtgaaaaattaaaactgtctGAGATGTCAATCAATGAGGAACTGATAAAGGAGTTGATCGAGGAAAGACATGAGTTTAGAGAAAGACTTGAAAATTTGGAATTACTGAATAAACCCAATGAAAGGAACTTCAGCACTGACACCTCCTTGTCTATATTTGATGATACGATTGTGAAGCAGCAAAATGAAATCGCACAAAGGCTTGAAACTTTAGAAAAACTCACCACTGAGGTGCACAACTGTGGGAGAAGGACTTCAACTTCGACAAATAACGAACCAAACGACCTTCCTGTCATTGTGAATGAATTGACCAGTGAACAATCTATTATAAAACGCAGACTGGAGTCTCTGGAAGCATTGACACATGAACTggaagaagtaaaatataaactaagcaGTAAAAAGATATCCAGTCTTGATTCTGCTGCCTCCATAAATG gCCGCATTATGTGGACAATATCAAACTTTGGTACAAAACTGGATGAATCTAAAGAGAGTCGGACACAAATAGAGAGCCAATACTTTTACACAGGTGAAAGTGGATACAAGTTACAG TTACGAGCATACCTGAATGGGATTGGACAGTGGGAAGGGAGACACATGATCGTGTCCCTGCACGTCCTGCCCACGCAGTGGGACAACCGTCTGGTCTGGCCTTGCCGTCTCAAGGTCGTCTTCTGTCTACGTGACCAAGAACCCATCCACAGAAAG GCAAAAGATCTGGTGAAGAGTTTCACTAGCAACCCGGCAGCTAAAGGGTTCGAGTCTCCTTGTCTCCAGATGTTCATCCCTCACCGAACTCTCTACACAAAAAGTTACCTCAAAAATGATGTTGTTATCATTGATGTCAAGGCACACCCATtgtga
- the LOC124354573 gene encoding TATA element modulatory factor isoform X3, producing MEVYQRNQQKVAQCYFCGEEMPPSQLEMHVKHCGCVLEPCPENCGLYVQRQYKNHHSSWCKKDPSKQPHVQNLKADLANMRDQLEQEMARRKQQMDGYMEQMEKYNQKMARTEELNVKLIDAVTGIRKLVNEEQCARLKDILEVKTSVSEVAKMITQLKFTLNQTRVDVEELRNDVHTNEQYEKMYEQFQEWKRKQDEVVSGMRVALDKDVHAEINKLHKDNVIRSKSVNDLLDLNEVIIDTQDKYTEQIYQLEVDVKEFKKFLTEENIMISGIWREQLEEIKSLKVRFEENEAAIKNLNEEQKLLKDKINHMENFSKDLNNLNTGSEKLKLSEMSINEELIKELIEERHEFRERLENLELLNKPNERNFSTDTSLSIFDDTIVKQQNEIAQRLETLEKLTTEVHNCGRRTSTSTNNEPNDLPVIVNELTSEQSIIKRRLESLEALTHELEEVKYKLSSKKISSLDSAASINGRIMWTISNFGTKLDESKESRTQIESQYFYTGESGYKLQLRAYLNGIGQWEGRHMIVSLHVLPTQWDNRLVWPCRLKVVFCLRDQEPIHRKAKDLVKSFTSNPAAKGFESPCLQMFIPHRTLYTKSYLKNDVVIIDVKAHPL from the exons aTGCATGTAAAACACTGTGGCTGTGTACTGGAACCGTGTCCTGAGAACTGTGGTCTGTACGTCCAGAGGCAGTACAAAAACCATCACTCGAGCTGGTGTAAGAAGGATCCATCCAAGCAACCCCATGTCCAGAACTTAAAGGCTGACCTGGCAAATATGAGAGATCAGTTGGAGCAGGAAATGGCAAGGAGAAAACAGCAGATGGACGGGTACATGGAACAGATGGAAAAATACAACCAGAAAATGGCTCGGACGGAGGAACTCAATGTGAAATTGATAGATGCAGTTACAG GAATTCGCAAGTTAGTGAATGAGGAGCAGTGTGCCAGACTGAAGGATATCCTGGAGGTAAAAACCAGTGTCAGTGAAGTCGCGAAAATGATCACACAGTTAAAATTCACTTTGAACCAGACTCGGGTAGATGTGGAGGAGCTGAGGAACGATGTTCATACTAACGAGCAATATGAGAAAATGTACGAGCAGTTCCAGGAGTGGAAGAGAAAGCAGGATGAAGTGGTGTCAGGGATGAGGGTAGCACTCGACAAGGATGTACATGCAGAGATCAACAAATTGCACAAGGACAATGTCATCAGGAGCAAGTCTGTCAATGATCTGTTGGATCTGAACGAAGTTATCATTGACACCCAGGATAAGTATACTGAACAAATTTACCAGCTGGAGGTGGACGTTAAGGAGTTTAAGAAATTTCTAACCGAAGAAAATATCATGATCAGTGGTATTTGGCGGGAACAGTTGGAGGAAATAAAGAGTCTGAAGGTGAGGTTTGAGGAGAATGAGGCAGCAATAAAAAACTTGAACGAGGagcaaaagttattaaaagacaaaattaatcaTATGGAGAACTTCTCAAAagatttgaacaatttaaataccggaagtgaaaaattaaaactgtctGAGATGTCAATCAATGAGGAACTGATAAAGGAGTTGATCGAGGAAAGACATGAGTTTAGAGAAAGACTTGAAAATTTGGAATTACTGAATAAACCCAATGAAAGGAACTTCAGCACTGACACCTCCTTGTCTATATTTGATGATACGATTGTGAAGCAGCAAAATGAAATCGCACAAAGGCTTGAAACTTTAGAAAAACTCACCACTGAGGTGCACAACTGTGGGAGAAGGACTTCAACTTCGACAAATAACGAACCAAACGACCTTCCTGTCATTGTGAATGAATTGACCAGTGAACAATCTATTATAAAACGCAGACTGGAGTCTCTGGAAGCATTGACACATGAACTggaagaagtaaaatataaactaagcaGTAAAAAGATATCCAGTCTTGATTCTGCTGCCTCCATAAATG gCCGCATTATGTGGACAATATCAAACTTTGGTACAAAACTGGATGAATCTAAAGAGAGTCGGACACAAATAGAGAGCCAATACTTTTACACAGGTGAAAGTGGATACAAGTTACAG TTACGAGCATACCTGAATGGGATTGGACAGTGGGAAGGGAGACACATGATCGTGTCCCTGCACGTCCTGCCCACGCAGTGGGACAACCGTCTGGTCTGGCCTTGCCGTCTCAAGGTCGTCTTCTGTCTACGTGACCAAGAACCCATCCACAGAAAG GCAAAAGATCTGGTGAAGAGTTTCACTAGCAACCCGGCAGCTAAAGGGTTCGAGTCTCCTTGTCTCCAGATGTTCATCCCTCACCGAACTCTCTACACAAAAAGTTACCTCAAAAATGATGTTGTTATCATTGATGTCAAGGCACACCCATtgtga
- the LOC124354573 gene encoding TATA element modulatory factor isoform X2 gives MKMEVYQRNQQKVAQCYFCGEEMPPSQLEMHVKHCGCVLEPCPENCGLYVQRQYKNHHSSWCKKDPSKQPHVQNLKADLANMRDQLEQEMARRKQQMDGYMEQMEKYNQKMARTEELNVKLIDAVTGIRKLVNEEQCARLKDILEVKTSVSEVAKMITQLKFTLNQTRVDVEELRNDVHTNEQYEKMYEQFQEWKRKQDEVVSGMRVALDKDVHAEINKLHKDNVIRSKSVNDLLDLNEVIIDTQDKYTEQIYQLEVDVKEFKKFLTEENIMISGIWREQLEEIKSLKVRFEENEAAIKNLNEEQKLLKDKINHMENFSKDLNNLNTGSEKLKLSEMSINEELIKELIEERHEFRERLENLELLNKPNERNFSTDTSLSIFDDTIVKQQNEIAQRLETLEKLTTEVHNCGRRTSTSTNNEPNDLPVIVNELTSEQSIIKRRLESLEALTHELEEVKYKLSSKKISSLDSAASINGRIMWTISNFGTKLDESKESRTQIESQYFYTGESGYKLQLRAYLNGIGQWEGRHMIVSLHVLPTQWDNRLVWPCRLKVVFCLRDQEPIHRKAKDLVKSFTSNPAAKGFESPCLQMFIPHRTLYTKSYLKNDVVIIDVKAHPL, from the exons aTGCATGTAAAACACTGTGGCTGTGTACTGGAACCGTGTCCTGAGAACTGTGGTCTGTACGTCCAGAGGCAGTACAAAAACCATCACTCGAGCTGGTGTAAGAAGGATCCATCCAAGCAACCCCATGTCCAGAACTTAAAGGCTGACCTGGCAAATATGAGAGATCAGTTGGAGCAGGAAATGGCAAGGAGAAAACAGCAGATGGACGGGTACATGGAACAGATGGAAAAATACAACCAGAAAATGGCTCGGACGGAGGAACTCAATGTGAAATTGATAGATGCAGTTACAG GAATTCGCAAGTTAGTGAATGAGGAGCAGTGTGCCAGACTGAAGGATATCCTGGAGGTAAAAACCAGTGTCAGTGAAGTCGCGAAAATGATCACACAGTTAAAATTCACTTTGAACCAGACTCGGGTAGATGTGGAGGAGCTGAGGAACGATGTTCATACTAACGAGCAATATGAGAAAATGTACGAGCAGTTCCAGGAGTGGAAGAGAAAGCAGGATGAAGTGGTGTCAGGGATGAGGGTAGCACTCGACAAGGATGTACATGCAGAGATCAACAAATTGCACAAGGACAATGTCATCAGGAGCAAGTCTGTCAATGATCTGTTGGATCTGAACGAAGTTATCATTGACACCCAGGATAAGTATACTGAACAAATTTACCAGCTGGAGGTGGACGTTAAGGAGTTTAAGAAATTTCTAACCGAAGAAAATATCATGATCAGTGGTATTTGGCGGGAACAGTTGGAGGAAATAAAGAGTCTGAAGGTGAGGTTTGAGGAGAATGAGGCAGCAATAAAAAACTTGAACGAGGagcaaaagttattaaaagacaaaattaatcaTATGGAGAACTTCTCAAAagatttgaacaatttaaataccggaagtgaaaaattaaaactgtctGAGATGTCAATCAATGAGGAACTGATAAAGGAGTTGATCGAGGAAAGACATGAGTTTAGAGAAAGACTTGAAAATTTGGAATTACTGAATAAACCCAATGAAAGGAACTTCAGCACTGACACCTCCTTGTCTATATTTGATGATACGATTGTGAAGCAGCAAAATGAAATCGCACAAAGGCTTGAAACTTTAGAAAAACTCACCACTGAGGTGCACAACTGTGGGAGAAGGACTTCAACTTCGACAAATAACGAACCAAACGACCTTCCTGTCATTGTGAATGAATTGACCAGTGAACAATCTATTATAAAACGCAGACTGGAGTCTCTGGAAGCATTGACACATGAACTggaagaagtaaaatataaactaagcaGTAAAAAGATATCCAGTCTTGATTCTGCTGCCTCCATAAATG gCCGCATTATGTGGACAATATCAAACTTTGGTACAAAACTGGATGAATCTAAAGAGAGTCGGACACAAATAGAGAGCCAATACTTTTACACAGGTGAAAGTGGATACAAGTTACAG TTACGAGCATACCTGAATGGGATTGGACAGTGGGAAGGGAGACACATGATCGTGTCCCTGCACGTCCTGCCCACGCAGTGGGACAACCGTCTGGTCTGGCCTTGCCGTCTCAAGGTCGTCTTCTGTCTACGTGACCAAGAACCCATCCACAGAAAG GCAAAAGATCTGGTGAAGAGTTTCACTAGCAACCCGGCAGCTAAAGGGTTCGAGTCTCCTTGTCTCCAGATGTTCATCCCTCACCGAACTCTCTACACAAAAAGTTACCTCAAAAATGATGTTGTTATCATTGATGTCAAGGCACACCCATtgtga